In Bremerella cremea, the genomic stretch GCATTTCTTAGATAGAGCTTCTCGCTCACTTCGATCGGTCAGGCCGGTAGACTTGCCAGGGGGTTTTTCGCCCTAGCGACTGGTGTCGCCGACGGTGATCGTAGTAGTCCAGGTACTCCCCCAGGCTTTGATAACAATCGGCTCCGCTCGCGTATTCCTTGAGGTAGACCTCCTCGTATTTCAAGGTTCGCCACAAACGCTCGATCATCACGTTGTCGATCGCTC encodes the following:
- a CDS encoding integrase core domain-containing protein produces the protein AIDNVMIERLWRTLKYEEVYLKEYASGADCYQSLGEYLDYYDHRRRHQSLGRKTPWQVYRPDRSK